Proteins encoded by one window of Pseudonocardia sp. HH130629-09:
- a CDS encoding TetR/AcrR family transcriptional regulator: MPPVRSRPPRADARRNRAAIVAAARQVFEAEGLRAPTDGIATAAGVGNATLYRNFPTRDDLLAAVVEDSMSDLLDTSADLDAAPAAADPLREWCFRLAWHLRTWHDLPTYVAAALNAPDSPLQAICARLGARTGELLDRARAEGSADPGVTAGALLELITATAWAVDHFGDDPAAARRRVALATAGVHTDRNRGPRRTSDPVHDGH; encoded by the coding sequence ATGCCCCCGGTACGGTCGCGTCCACCGCGGGCGGACGCCCGGCGCAACCGCGCAGCGATCGTCGCTGCGGCGCGGCAGGTGTTCGAGGCCGAGGGCCTCCGGGCCCCGACCGACGGCATCGCGACCGCGGCAGGGGTGGGCAACGCGACGCTCTACCGCAACTTCCCCACCCGTGACGACCTGCTGGCCGCTGTCGTCGAGGACAGCATGTCCGACCTGCTCGACACCTCGGCCGACCTCGACGCCGCACCCGCTGCCGCCGACCCGCTGCGCGAGTGGTGCTTCCGGCTCGCATGGCACCTGCGGACCTGGCACGACCTGCCGACCTACGTCGCCGCCGCCCTGAATGCACCGGACTCCCCGCTGCAGGCGATCTGTGCCCGGCTCGGCGCGCGCACCGGGGAGCTCCTCGACCGCGCCCGGGCCGAGGGCTCGGCCGATCCGGGCGTCACCGCCGGGGCGCTCCTCGAGCTGATCACGGCCACGGCCTGGGCGGTCGACCACTTCGGTGACGACCCGGCGGCGGCGCGCCGCCGGGTCGCGCTGGCCACCGCGGGCGTCCACACCGACCGGAACCGGGGCCCGCGCAGGACCTCCGATCCCGTCCACGACGGACACTAG
- a CDS encoding zinc-binding dehydrogenase, with translation MQGLGADVVLDYRATDVGDLRALPPFDVVVDLVGTEPAALYDLLGPGGRLVPLGVDAADPLGGLRATADLAERHPGRVLPFSNDARSDELGAFAELVEKGVVRVPVQARFALDDVAAAYRRVEAGGIRGKVVVVVDRS, from the coding sequence GTGCAGGGGCTCGGCGCCGACGTCGTCCTCGACTACCGCGCCACGGATGTCGGGGACCTGCGCGCGCTGCCGCCGTTCGACGTCGTCGTCGACCTCGTCGGGACCGAACCGGCCGCGCTCTACGATCTGCTGGGTCCCGGCGGACGGTTGGTGCCGCTCGGTGTGGACGCCGCCGACCCACTCGGCGGCCTGCGCGCGACCGCAGACCTGGCCGAGCGCCATCCCGGCCGGGTGCTCCCGTTCAGCAACGACGCACGGTCCGACGAGCTCGGGGCGTTCGCCGAACTCGTCGAGAAGGGCGTGGTCCGGGTGCCGGTCCAGGCACGCTTCGCCCTGGACGACGTCGCCGCGGCCTACCGGCGGGTCGAGGCGGGCGGAATCCGCGGCAAGGTCGTCGTGGTGGTCGACCGGTCCTGA
- a CDS encoding RraA family protein has protein sequence MTTMPDLLDRLRELQVSSLCDADKSLPVVDPAIRALVLDVSMAGPAVTVSCVDDHLPMFAALSAARPGSVLVVAGAGGHRAVSGELFATEAKRRGLAGIVVDGLVRDIRGLRGIGLPVFARGTCPASGSTSDPGTVDEMVSFGGLVVSPGDLVCGDDDGLLIAAPDRLAEVVETAEGIEAAERALVSAMRNGHDLHSLTTVVEHVAALRRGEPSALGFKI, from the coding sequence ATGACGACCATGCCCGATCTCCTCGACCGTCTGCGCGAGCTGCAGGTGTCCTCCCTCTGCGACGCCGACAAGTCGCTGCCCGTGGTGGACCCGGCGATCCGGGCCCTGGTCCTGGACGTGTCGATGGCCGGCCCCGCGGTGACGGTCTCGTGTGTGGACGACCACCTGCCGATGTTCGCGGCGCTGTCCGCGGCCCGCCCGGGCTCGGTGCTCGTCGTCGCCGGGGCCGGTGGTCACCGCGCCGTGTCCGGTGAGCTGTTCGCGACCGAGGCGAAGCGGCGCGGGCTGGCCGGGATCGTCGTCGACGGGCTGGTCCGCGACATCCGTGGGCTGCGCGGGATCGGGCTGCCGGTGTTCGCCCGCGGGACATGCCCGGCGTCGGGCAGCACGAGCGACCCCGGCACCGTCGACGAGATGGTGTCGTTCGGCGGGCTCGTCGTGAGCCCGGGCGACCTGGTGTGCGGCGACGACGACGGGCTGCTCATCGCCGCGCCGGACCGGCTCGCCGAGGTCGTCGAGACCGCCGAGGGCATCGAGGCCGCCGAGCGCGCGTTGGTCTCGGCCATGCGCAACGGCCACGACCTGCACTCGCTGACCACGGTCGTCGAGCACGTCGCGGCGCTGCGCCGGGGCGAGCCCAGCGCGCTGGGGTTCAAGATCTGA
- a CDS encoding AMP-binding protein: MNARVTGPRFPEPVVPSGATALAARLRELVAAAPDRPLVTEDSPDGTGVVRTRAGFDARTNRLARAFADRGVRCGDLVSIALPNTAAHLECSVAVWKIGAVPQPLSARLPAAERDAVLAVAAPALVVDTPVDADGYADGPLPDVIGPSWKAPTSGGSTGTPKVIVAGQAACVEQVLARVDGLRIDRDGVFGCTAPLHHNAPFMFTLMALLQGHHVVLMGRFDAARALWMIPAYGVTWLYAVPTMMSRMLRLPDADWAACDVGTLRTVLHVGAPCPPEVKRGWIDRVGAETVLEIYSGTESQAGTAIDGRDWLAHPGSVGRVTRGEITVRDDDGRELGPGVTGEIWMRSGGAPTYHYLGASARERDGWESLGDMGSLDADGYLYLADRRSDMILVGGANVYPAEVEAALTAHPGVRDAVVVGLPDDDYGHVLHAVVQAEPGVENDLREFLDGRLSRAKQPRSIDVVDHPLRDDAGKVRRSEIAARAADARRRATAGGATG; this comes from the coding sequence GTGAACGCGCGCGTCACCGGGCCGCGGTTCCCCGAGCCCGTGGTGCCCTCCGGTGCCACCGCGCTCGCGGCCCGGCTGCGCGAGCTCGTCGCCGCCGCCCCGGACCGCCCGCTGGTCACCGAGGACAGCCCCGACGGCACCGGCGTGGTGCGCACCCGCGCGGGGTTCGACGCCCGTACCAACCGCCTGGCCAGGGCGTTCGCCGACCGCGGGGTCCGGTGCGGGGACCTGGTGTCGATCGCGCTGCCGAACACCGCAGCGCACCTCGAGTGCTCGGTCGCGGTGTGGAAGATCGGTGCGGTGCCCCAGCCGCTGTCGGCCCGGCTGCCCGCCGCCGAGCGCGACGCGGTGCTCGCCGTCGCCGCGCCGGCGCTCGTCGTCGACACCCCGGTCGACGCCGACGGGTACGCCGACGGCCCGCTCCCCGACGTGATCGGGCCGAGCTGGAAGGCACCCACCTCGGGTGGGTCGACCGGCACGCCGAAGGTGATCGTCGCCGGTCAGGCAGCCTGCGTCGAACAGGTCCTGGCCCGCGTCGACGGGCTGCGGATCGACCGCGACGGCGTGTTCGGCTGCACCGCACCGCTGCACCACAACGCCCCGTTCATGTTCACGCTGATGGCGTTGCTGCAGGGCCACCACGTCGTGCTCATGGGCCGGTTCGACGCCGCCCGGGCACTGTGGATGATCCCCGCGTACGGCGTGACCTGGCTCTACGCGGTGCCGACCATGATGAGCCGGATGCTGCGGTTGCCCGACGCCGACTGGGCCGCCTGCGACGTCGGCACCCTGCGGACCGTGCTGCACGTCGGCGCGCCCTGCCCGCCGGAGGTCAAGCGCGGCTGGATCGACCGGGTCGGCGCGGAGACGGTGCTCGAGATCTACTCCGGCACCGAGTCCCAGGCCGGTACCGCGATCGACGGCCGCGACTGGCTGGCCCACCCGGGTTCGGTCGGACGGGTCACCCGCGGCGAGATCACCGTCCGCGACGACGACGGCCGCGAGCTCGGCCCCGGCGTGACCGGCGAGATCTGGATGCGGTCCGGCGGGGCGCCGACGTACCACTACCTGGGTGCCTCCGCGCGCGAGCGGGACGGCTGGGAGTCACTCGGCGACATGGGCTCGCTGGACGCCGACGGCTATCTGTACCTGGCCGACCGACGTTCGGACATGATCCTCGTCGGCGGCGCGAACGTGTACCCGGCCGAGGTCGAGGCCGCGCTGACCGCGCACCCCGGGGTGCGCGACGCCGTCGTCGTCGGGCTGCCCGACGACGACTACGGGCACGTCCTGCACGCCGTGGTGCAGGCCGAACCGGGCGTCGAGAACGATCTCCGCGAGTTCCTCGACGGACGCCTGAGCAGGGCGAAACAGCCACGGAGCATCGACGTCGTCGACCACCCGCTGCGCGACGACGCCGGGAAGGTGCGCCGCTCGGAGATCGCCGCGCGCGCCGCCGACGCTCGACGACGCGCAACGGCGGGAGGTGCGACAGGATGA